One genomic segment of Nocardia spumae includes these proteins:
- a CDS encoding TetR/AcrR family transcriptional regulator, with protein MAWDIERTQRLLLDAAAVEFSARGLAGARVDRIAAAAGVNKERIYKYFGTKDQLFATVISREVGALGDAVRLEGEGPEAVADYAMRFFDHLCDAPALARLLCWEGLESAVPVAESARHDSMRGKIGDIRRAVPELSESVAREVLSTVLSLCYSWQTLPTLDRLVTGDATPGADRRQVRRATIGRVIAAAVTAELTSASFAGPQS; from the coding sequence ATGGCCTGGGATATCGAACGCACCCAACGTCTGCTGCTCGACGCCGCGGCCGTGGAGTTCTCCGCGCGCGGCCTGGCCGGTGCGCGGGTCGATCGCATCGCCGCCGCCGCGGGCGTCAACAAGGAGCGCATCTACAAGTACTTCGGGACCAAGGATCAGCTGTTCGCGACCGTCATCAGCCGGGAAGTCGGCGCACTCGGCGATGCGGTGCGGCTCGAAGGGGAGGGGCCGGAGGCGGTGGCCGACTACGCGATGCGCTTCTTCGATCACCTCTGCGACGCACCGGCGCTGGCGCGGCTGCTGTGCTGGGAGGGGCTGGAATCGGCCGTCCCGGTCGCGGAATCCGCGCGCCACGACAGCATGCGCGGCAAGATCGGCGATATCCGGCGCGCGGTACCCGAGCTATCGGAATCCGTTGCGCGCGAAGTGCTCTCGACGGTGCTCTCGCTGTGCTACAGCTGGCAGACCCTGCCCACGCTCGATCGCCTGGTCACCGGCGACGCGACTCCCGGCGCCGACCGCCGGCAGGTACGCCGGGCCACGATCGGCCGGGTGATCGCCGCCGCGGTGACCGCCGAGCTGACCAGCGCGTCATTCGCAGGTCCACAGTCGTAG
- a CDS encoding cytochrome P450 family protein has protein sequence MAEVDLSEQLESIEQDFHDDPHRYYDRWRSHGPVHHVKFTHPHGIPCWVVIGYAEARAALADPRLLKDSRGATELFRRNGSDSLSNSDVQALSTHMLNSDPPDHTRLRKLVNKSFTARRVAALRPRIEEITAELLDDMASREQADLLRDFANPLPVTVICELLGVPYGDRDDFQAWTKILVGAAGGLADRDRASGEMAGYLAELLAAKRIHPGDDLLSGLATAHDDGDRLSDRELVAMAFLLLVAGHETTVNLIGNGTYALLRHRSQFDALRADPTGVPTAVEEFLRLAGPVGWATLRYTGEPVTIGGTDIPAGELVYIALTAADHDPQRYARPSDLDTTRNISGHMAFGHGIHYCVGAPLARMEAAVAFTGLLQRFPNLTLAPDFTPRWQPSLLMRGLTELPVRPHG, from the coding sequence ATGGCCGAGGTCGACCTCTCCGAGCAGCTCGAGTCGATAGAGCAGGACTTCCACGACGACCCACATCGGTACTACGACCGCTGGCGGTCCCACGGTCCCGTGCACCACGTGAAGTTCACCCATCCACACGGGATTCCGTGCTGGGTGGTGATCGGATACGCCGAGGCGCGCGCCGCGCTCGCCGATCCGCGCCTGCTCAAGGACTCGCGCGGCGCGACCGAACTGTTCCGGCGCAACGGCTCGGACTCGCTGTCGAATTCGGATGTGCAGGCATTGAGCACCCACATGCTCAACAGCGATCCGCCGGATCACACCCGGTTGCGCAAACTGGTGAACAAGTCGTTCACCGCGCGGCGGGTGGCCGCCCTGCGTCCCCGCATCGAGGAGATCACCGCGGAGCTGCTCGACGATATGGCGTCTCGGGAACAGGCCGATCTGCTCCGCGATTTCGCGAATCCCCTGCCGGTCACCGTGATCTGCGAACTGCTGGGTGTGCCGTACGGCGATCGCGACGATTTCCAGGCCTGGACCAAGATCCTGGTCGGCGCGGCGGGCGGGCTCGCCGATCGCGATCGCGCCTCCGGGGAGATGGCCGGCTACCTGGCGGAACTGCTGGCGGCCAAGCGGATTCACCCCGGCGACGATCTGCTGTCCGGCCTGGCCACCGCACACGACGACGGCGACCGGCTCAGCGATCGGGAACTGGTCGCGATGGCGTTCCTGCTGCTCGTCGCCGGACACGAGACCACCGTCAATCTGATCGGCAACGGCACCTACGCCCTGCTACGGCATCGATCCCAGTTCGACGCACTGCGCGCCGACCCGACCGGCGTCCCCACCGCGGTGGAGGAATTCCTGCGCCTCGCGGGCCCGGTCGGCTGGGCGACCCTGCGCTATACCGGTGAGCCGGTCACCATCGGAGGCACCGACATTCCCGCCGGCGAGCTCGTGTATATCGCGCTGACGGCGGCCGATCACGATCCGCAGCGCTACGCGCGGCCGTCCGATCTGGATACCACCCGAAATATCAGTGGCCACATGGCTTTCGGTCACGGCATTCACTACTGCGTCGGCGCACCACTGGCCCGGATGGAAGCCGCGGTGGCCTTCACCGGACTGCTGCAGCGCTTTCCGAACCTGACGCTCGCACCGGATTTCACGCCTCGATGGCAACCCAGCCTGTTGATGCGCGGATTGACCGAGCTGCCGGTCCGGCCGCACGGCTGA